A single region of the Helicobacter colisuis genome encodes:
- the fliE gene encoding flagellar hook-basal body complex protein FliE: MEINKYGIDAEKINSQLKDVPNLSPNHNLNPPSKSFGNMLKDAFEEVNERQKTTEQAITDMATGQIKDIHQAAIAIGKAENSMKLMLEVRNKAISAYKELIRTQI; this comes from the coding sequence ATGGAAATTAACAAATATGGAATAGACGCAGAAAAAATCAACTCCCAGCTTAAAGATGTCCCAAATTTATCGCCAAATCATAATTTAAACCCCCCAAGCAAAAGCTTTGGGAATATGCTAAAAGATGCTTTTGAAGAAGTAAATGAACGACAAAAAACGACTGAACAAGCAATAACAGATATGGCAACAGGACAGATAAAAGACATTCATCAAGCTGCTATTGCCATAGGTAAGGCTGAAAATAGTATGAAACTTATGCTTGAGGTGAGAAACAAAGCCATTAGCGCTTATAAAGAATTAATTAGAACACAAATTTAA
- a CDS encoding sensor histidine kinase, which translates to MEKKIFGTSLEAKTRVLVFNIACGLLSLAVISYVFFYSLKYDYNTLFAEHHQSLVELEELRQILNNIENHSNNTTLSQSQISKLQDEIKKHWDSYKANETKNSQRNDLILLALRIYDFFDKHNTILKEKEKLLNKQRDFNKLDSSIQIFLKNLNMLKENPFDFKNQIVILNQDISNIILSSLNLVEIKKDRNSALHNLLHILVLAIMCLIVIITILLSHLVLSNIKHLHSTLEAKIKEKTKELQDLNDSLQETIKKEVLESRKKDQIMYQQARLASMGEMIGNIAHQWRQPLNALMLLIQAFKVKSQNGKLTPEFINTQVNDGLKIAKKMSQTIEDFRNFFHSSSCKEFFDLKENIEDSVSLVEIFLKQNEIELSIECPENIVVYGYKSSFSQVLLNLIKNSEDVLKERQITPAKIRISAYINQSESTQEGKKQEEFVQILFMDNGGGIRLKDIQKIFEPYFTTKHKSVGTGIGLYMSKQIIEKQMQGSIEAKNVRWNLDAKLSPAIECLQDCSSENSQCGALFIITIPLKSEE; encoded by the coding sequence ATGGAAAAAAAGATTTTTGGAACATCCCTAGAAGCAAAAACTAGAGTATTAGTCTTTAATATCGCCTGTGGATTGCTTTCTTTAGCGGTTATTTCCTATGTGTTTTTCTATAGCTTAAAATACGATTACAACACACTTTTTGCCGAGCACCATCAGTCTCTTGTTGAACTTGAAGAGTTGCGACAGATTCTAAATAACATAGAAAATCACTCAAACAACACAACACTTAGCCAATCTCAAATTTCCAAACTGCAAGATGAAATCAAAAAACATTGGGATTCATACAAAGCAAATGAAACCAAAAACTCCCAAAGAAACGATTTGATTTTATTGGCGCTGAGGATTTATGATTTTTTTGACAAACACAACACTATTTTAAAAGAAAAAGAGAAGCTGCTAAACAAACAAAGAGATTTTAACAAGCTTGATTCAAGCATTCAAATCTTTTTAAAGAATCTAAACATGCTCAAAGAAAATCCATTTGATTTTAAAAATCAAATCGTAATTTTAAATCAAGACATTTCCAATATCATTCTAAGTAGCCTTAATCTTGTGGAAATTAAAAAAGATAGAAATAGCGCACTGCATAATCTCTTACACATTTTGGTTTTAGCAATTATGTGCCTTATTGTGATAATTACAATACTACTTAGCCACCTAGTTTTGAGCAATATCAAGCATCTCCATAGCACTCTGGAAGCTAAAATCAAAGAAAAAACCAAAGAATTGCAAGATTTAAATGATTCCTTGCAAGAAACTATCAAAAAAGAAGTTTTAGAAAGTCGCAAAAAAGATCAAATTATGTATCAACAAGCAAGACTTGCGAGTATGGGAGAAATGATAGGAAACATTGCCCACCAATGGAGACAACCGCTTAATGCACTAATGCTCCTAATCCAAGCCTTTAAGGTAAAATCACAAAATGGCAAACTCACGCCAGAATTTATCAACACACAAGTCAATGATGGCTTAAAGATTGCAAAGAAAATGTCTCAAACTATTGAAGATTTTAGAAACTTTTTTCACTCTTCAAGTTGCAAAGAATTTTTTGATTTAAAAGAAAATATTGAAGATTCTGTGTCTTTGGTTGAAATCTTTTTAAAACAAAATGAAATAGAACTTAGTATTGAATGTCCAGAAAATATTGTGGTTTATGGATATAAAAGCTCTTTTTCTCAAGTCTTGCTAAATCTCATTAAAAACTCTGAAGATGTCTTAAAAGAACGCCAAATCACACCTGCTAAAATTAGAATCTCTGCCTATATAAATCAATCTGAAAGCACACAAGAAGGTAAAAAACAAGAAGAATTTGTGCAAATACTTTTTATGGATAATGGTGGTGGGATTAGACTAAAAGATATTCAAAAAATCTTTGAACCCTATTTTACCACCAAACACAAATCCGTTGGAACAGGAATTGGGCTTTATATGTCTAAGCAAATTATTGAAAAGCAAATGCAAGGAAGTATTGAAGCTAAAAATGTTAGATGGAATCTAGATGCCAAGCTCTCTCCTGCAATAGAATGTTTGCAAGACTGCTCTAGTGAAAATAGTCAATGCGGAGCATTATTTATCATTACCATACCACTTAAGAGTGAAGAATAG
- a CDS encoding response regulator, protein MLSKNDEVMIKKIKVLYVEDEEDILKFASMVLEDYVDKLFIARNGKEALEILKQEDIDLIITDILMPKLNGIDLIREIKKNPLWDIAVIVATAHTETQYLLDCIELKVDGYILKPIDVEELLKTILKAVLPKFQANELQAKNILLNAISVFVGGKKIEIIKYLIENSDSENIFYGSYEDIVQELSVSKPTVVKTFRQLIDTGLLIRLKNKIYKIQPDISHYKE, encoded by the coding sequence ATGCTATCAAAAAATGATGAAGTTATGATAAAAAAAATCAAAGTTTTGTATGTTGAAGATGAAGAAGATATTTTGAAATTTGCCTCTATGGTGCTAGAAGATTATGTTGATAAGCTTTTTATTGCTCGCAATGGCAAAGAAGCACTAGAGATTCTCAAGCAAGAGGATATTGATTTAATTATTACTGATATTTTAATGCCCAAACTCAATGGAATTGACTTAATTAGAGAAATCAAAAAAAATCCTTTATGGGATATTGCAGTGATTGTAGCAACAGCCCATACTGAAACGCAATATCTATTGGACTGTATTGAACTTAAGGTTGATGGCTATATTTTAAAACCTATTGATGTAGAAGAGCTTTTAAAGACGATTCTAAAAGCGGTATTACCAAAATTCCAAGCCAATGAATTGCAAGCTAAAAATATTCTTTTAAATGCCATTTCAGTTTTTGTTGGTGGCAAAAAAATAGAAATCATTAAATACCTCATTGAAAACAGCGATTCAGAAAATATCTTTTATGGATCTTATGAAGACATTGTTCAGGAGCTTAGCGTGAGCAAACCAACGGTGGTAAAAACCTTTAGACAGCTTATCGATACAGGACTTTTAATCCGCCTAAAAAATAAAATTTACAAGATTCAACCAGACATTTCCCATTATAAAGAGTAA
- a CDS encoding peptidoglycan D,D-transpeptidase FtsI family protein — MNDAESKKAGKILLIFLMIVGGFCIFLGTTFYHIFADRKLPNLQAKRVENAIRGSIYSSDGFVLASSKKVYKAVVNTYNIDPQKKDLFVNLFSIYSQIPKNEIIHKLQEKGNVVLSYEIDSKTASYLKQLNIKLNALDVFRSYENENGYVFKYGLSVVESGESRDYLYNDTMEPILGYINKQNERDFTLVNGVKGIEKNFNEELKPLNDLLITGERDISFNVILNKNSTFLDRKDGYNVVSSIPLKLQKKVERIIDENQQQLNAKEIIVGIMESKSGKILSLASSARFNPNAITKNDYPNLNASAVEYSYEPGSIIKPIIYSILLDKNLINPNEKIFLEDGRYKLRNFYITDTRKLGEVNLEDILLYSSNIGMAKISQRLNPEEYYDNLQAFGFGKKSGIDLPYEKTGTIPEISRLRSEVYKATAAYGYGLRTTFIQMLKAYNIIVNHGVAYTPYLVEYLYDSKGNRYKLKHGDPIRVIRSDTAKKVKETLIKVVTQGGGKRAQVAGVVIGGKTGTAHIAQGGQYVRKYNSSFFGFVRDKNEKEYTIGISVFEPNEKKAYFAATTAIPLFKQVVELLIKENYLQAEVTK, encoded by the coding sequence ATGAATGATGCAGAATCTAAAAAAGCAGGTAAAATCCTGCTTATTTTCTTGATGATTGTAGGTGGATTCTGCATTTTTTTAGGCACAACCTTTTATCATATCTTTGCAGACAGAAAACTTCCAAATCTCCAAGCCAAACGTGTTGAAAATGCCATTAGGGGTTCAATTTATAGTAGCGATGGCTTTGTCCTAGCTTCAAGCAAAAAGGTTTATAAAGCTGTTGTTAATACTTACAATATTGATCCCCAAAAAAAAGATTTATTTGTAAATCTCTTTAGTATTTATAGCCAAATTCCTAAAAATGAAATTATCCATAAGCTACAAGAAAAAGGCAATGTTGTCTTGTCTTATGAAATTGATTCAAAAACAGCAAGTTATCTTAAACAGCTTAATATTAAACTCAATGCCCTTGATGTTTTTCGTTCCTATGAAAATGAAAATGGATATGTTTTTAAATACGGCTTATCAGTAGTTGAGAGCGGAGAATCGCGAGATTATCTCTACAATGATACAATGGAGCCTATTTTAGGCTATATCAATAAACAAAACGAAAGAGATTTTACACTTGTCAATGGAGTAAAAGGGATTGAAAAAAACTTCAATGAAGAGTTAAAACCTTTGAACGATTTATTAATCACTGGGGAACGCGATATTAGCTTTAATGTTATATTAAACAAAAATTCCACTTTTTTGGACAGAAAAGATGGATATAATGTTGTTTCAAGCATTCCTTTGAAATTGCAAAAAAAAGTTGAACGAATCATTGATGAAAATCAACAACAACTAAATGCCAAAGAAATTATCGTGGGGATTATGGAAAGCAAAAGTGGCAAGATTCTAAGCCTTGCAAGTAGCGCTAGATTTAATCCTAATGCTATTACCAAAAATGATTATCCAAATCTCAATGCAAGTGCGGTTGAATATTCCTATGAACCAGGCAGTATCATCAAGCCAATTATTTATTCAATCTTGCTAGATAAGAATCTTATTAACCCTAATGAAAAAATATTTTTAGAAGATGGGCGCTATAAACTGCGTAATTTTTATATCACAGATACACGAAAACTAGGGGAAGTAAATCTTGAAGATATTTTATTATATTCAAGCAATATTGGTATGGCAAAAATCTCTCAACGCCTCAATCCAGAGGAATATTATGACAATCTACAGGCTTTTGGGTTTGGCAAAAAGAGCGGAATTGATTTGCCCTATGAAAAAACCGGAACAATCCCAGAAATCAGCCGTTTAAGAAGCGAAGTTTATAAAGCCACTGCTGCTTATGGATATGGCTTGAGGACAACCTTTATTCAAATGCTCAAGGCTTATAATATCATTGTAAATCACGGCGTTGCTTACACACCCTACTTGGTAGAATACCTTTATGACTCTAAAGGAAACCGCTATAAACTCAAACACGGAGATCCCATTAGAGTTATCCGCAGTGATACAGCCAAAAAAGTCAAGGAAACACTCATCAAAGTTGTTACTCAAGGAGGAGGAAAAAGGGCACAAGTTGCGGGTGTTGTTATAGGGGGGAAAACAGGGACAGCCCATATTGCACAAGGCGGACAATATGTGCGCAAATACAATAGCTCTTTTTTTGGATTTGTTAGAGATAAAAATGAGAAAGAATACACTATTGGAATTTCTGTTTTTGAACCCAATGAAAAAAAGGCTTACTTTGCCGCAACAACAGCAATACCACTTTTTAAACAAGTTGTAGAATTGCTAATCAAAGAAAATTATCTCCAAGCAGAAGTAACAAAGTAA